In Nasonia vitripennis strain AsymCx chromosome 2, Nvit_psr_1.1, whole genome shotgun sequence, a genomic segment contains:
- the LOC100117449 gene encoding coiled-coil domain-containing protein 39 — protein sequence MVNAIEEVFNDLGWSDGFRMPIANEENKRLEKEIEHKTRKRAALKSQLETTLERIEDIRKHASDIRQEQSQNQRLLAAHSAQVETENQLYRQAQADESRLARQIRQYERQARDTAEKIVTLQQNVSRMSKKLDATKKNIQLDKDRLLEWEERLNKKEERNMVIEQFVRSDEKTFKKIELERQALSEKAELYRQSVIKAVGDVDELELALDRTARLYSQAVKDRRQLMNQWSQSVQVLTQRDKSIHDALQEINLLREMAKGRMDACQEAERFLAIQETENKELEHGTKQLEKELGLRREERLKLTEMIDAYSIQVHAQKKQLQELARRTQETRANLRRKRAEVEEKRSRLQDCKKRLDDLKETLQRIEGQKMSIEERTAQLQDMLEKEEKRKATIAKEIKRQQTLILRATTRVSELEGERKLLLLRQQTEAKTWEQLLAEQAREERSLREKKDGVYRTDVELQKSEMRLQNVLGQERDKDELESKRKRLKQLQRTVKEKSETVKTMQAQLAQVENEVRRMTSSMASNSEELQRVRSKQQELLALIEGGEKQLKQARSNYEERKVEESILELKLKQANKVVLKVDDRLYDLEKYSIQMEAAMQERRSEIKVQKESLNLQRRVVLTDCEELRKTIAERRSRIQQLQARYDIQVAALGSNHEDGAPLTAAYLMIQSAQERYLLQERGDRLDRTIRKAEQEIRSMENTLRLVKLCNDKYKSSLSLVDEDGPEKSEQRRLGEELYEALDSLRQRRQALERAQDDYKRMGDNCEQLEKDIERLKDEKESKRQAVSDLERQITDQREKISRADKKLRKLLKDIQNKCLCAEDSTILLQERDLAVRELQEQNTLALQRITEFTIRHLEAEAYVKKLLAERNIELPCTYYLLRQQATPTSSSRCDSVSSTCTAKTCSRTQQQQAASAREGLVLARSVLLQFDPGLESPKSSKSTVFSSRRILKKK from the exons ATGGTGAACGCCATTGAAGAGGTTTTTAATGATTTGGGGTGGAGCGACGGATTTAGAATGCCCATTGCTAATGAAGAGAATAAACGGCTGGAGAAAGAG ATCGAGCATAAAACGCGAAAGCGCGCGGCTCTGAAAAGCCAGCTGGAAACGACTCTCGAGCGTATCGAGGACATCCGGAAGCATGCATCGGACATTCGCCAAGAGCAGAGCCAGAACCAGCGTCTCCTGGCCGCTCACTCGGCTCAGGTCGAGACCGAGAACCAGCTGTACCGTCAGGCCCAAGCCGACGAGTCTCGACTGGCCCGGCAAATCCGCCAGTACGAGCGTCAGGCTCGAGATACCGCGGAAAAGATCGTCACGCTCCAGCAAAACGTCTCGAGGATGAGCAAGAAGCTCGATGCCACCAAGAAGAATATCCAACTGGACAAGGACAGACTGCTGGAGTGGGAGGAGAGGTTGAACAAGAAGGAGGAGAGGAATATGGTCATCGAGCAGTTCGTCAGGTCGGACGAGAAGACTTTCAAG AAAATAGAACTGGAGCGACAGGCTCTCAGCGAGAAGGCGGAACTCTATCGGCAGTCCGTGATCAAAGCAGTCGGAGATGTTGACGAATTGG AGCTCGCTCTGGACAGGACGGCGCGACTCTACAGCCAAGCAGTCAAGGACCGGCGACAGTTGATGAACCAGTGGTCCCAGAGCGTCCAGGTGCTCACTCAACGCGATAAATCCATTCACGACGCGCTTCAA GAGATAAATCTGCTGAGGGAAATGGCCAAGGGGAGGATGGACGCGTGCCAGGAAGCCGAGCGCTTTCTGGCGATCCAAGAGACGGAAAACAAGGAGCTCGAGCACGGGACGAAGCAGCTTGAGAAGGAGCTCGGCTTGCGCAGGGAGGAGCGCCTCAAGCTGACGGAGATGATCGACGCTTACTCCATTCAA GTTCACGCTCAGAAGAAGCAGCTACAGGAGTTGGCGCGTCGCACGCAAGAGACCCGGGCCAATTTGAGGCGCAAGAGGGCTGAAGTCGAGGAGAAAAGGTCGAGGCTGCAAGATTGCAAGAAGAGGCTCGACGATCTGAAGGAGACGCTGCAGAGGATAGAGGGCCAGAAGATGAGCATCGAAGAGCGGACGGCGCAATTGCAGGATATGCTCGAG AAAGAGGAAAAGCGCAAGGCGACGATCGCCAAGGAAATAAAGCGCCAGCAAACTCTGATCCTTCGCGCTACGACGCGAGTGAGCGAGCTCGAAGGCGAGCGGAAgctcctgctgctgcgccAACAGACGGAGGCCAAGACTTGGGAGCAGCTCCTGGCCGAGCAGGCCAGAGAGGAGAGGAGTCTGCGGGAGAAGAAGGACGGCGTCTACCGGACGGACGTCGAGCTGCAAAAGTCCGAGATGCGCTTGCAGAACGTCCTCGGGCAGGAGAGGGACAAGGACGAGCTGGAGTCGAAGCGGAAAAGGCTGAAGCAGCTGCAGAGGACGGTGAAGGAGAAGAGCGAGACGGTCAAGACCATGCAAGCGCAGCTCGCCCAGGTCGAG AACGAGGTGCGGAGGATGACGAGCTCGATGGCGAGCAACAGCGAGGAGCTCCAGCGAGTGAGGAGCAAGCAGCAGGAGCTGCTGGCTTTGATAGAGGGTGGCGAGAAGCAGCTGAAACAGGCTCGGAGCAACTACGAGGAGAGGAAGGTCGAGGAGAGCATACTCGAGCTGAAATTGAAGCAAGCCAACAAAGTCGTGCTGAAGGTCGACGACAGGCTGTACGACCTGGAGAAGTACTCTATCCAGATGGAAGCC GCGATGCAGGAGCGGCGCTCGGAGATCAAAGTGCAAAAGGAGAGCCTGAACCTCCAGCGGCGCGTCGTGCTGACGGACTGCGAGGAGCTGCGCAAGACGATAGCCGAGCGCAGGTCGCGAATCCAGCAACTGCAAGCGCGATACGACATCCAGGTGGCCGCGCTGGGCAGCAATCACGAGGACGGCGCGCCCTTGACCGCCGCCTACCTCATGATACAGAGTGCGCAGGAGCGATACCTACTGCAAGAACGGGGCGATCGGCTCGACCGCACGATTCGAAAGGCCGAGCAGGAGATCCGCAGTATGGAGAACACCCTGCGTCTGGTGAAGCTCTGCAACGACAAGTACAAGTCGAGCCTGTCGCTGGTCGACGAGGACGGCCCGGAGAAATCGGAACAGCGCCGGCTCGGCGAGGAGCTCTACGAGGCGCTCGACTCGCTCAGGCAGCGGCGACAGGCCCTCGAGCGCGCCCAGGACGACTACAAG CGCATGGGGGACAACTGCGAGCAGCTGGAGAAGGACATCGAGAGGCTGAAGGacgagaaggagagcaaaCGGCAGGCGGTGAGCGATCTCGAGCGGCAGATAACCGATCAACGGGAGAAGATCTCCCGAGCCGACAAGAAGCTCCGCAAGCTCCTCAAGGACATCCAGAACAAGTGCCTCTGCGCCGAGGACTCGACGATCCTTCTCCAAGAG CGAGACCTAGCGGTGCGCGAGCTGCAGGAACAAAACACCTTGGCCCTGCAGCGCATCACCGAGTTCACCATTCGGCACTTGGAGGCCGAGGCGTACGTGAAGAAGCTCCTGGCCGAGCGCAACATCGAGCTGCCCTGCACTTATTACCTACTGAGACAGCAGGCTACCCCCACCTCGTCCAGTCGCTGCGACAGCGTTAGCAGCACCTGTACGGCCAAAACTTGCAGTAggacgcagcagcagcaggccgcATCCGCGAGGGAGGGCCTCGTGCTGGCTCGCTCCGTGCTGCTGCAATTCGACCCGG GCTTGGAATCTCCAAAATCGTCGAAATCCACGGTATTCTCGAGCAGACGGATTCTTaagaaaaagtga
- the LOC100678353 gene encoding uncharacterized protein LOC100678353 isoform X1 produces the protein MPSACAVPSCKTGKSNKLKQRLSIFKVPNNDDLRKKWENAIPDVSSLKTTQYVCERHFEEQYIIRRYIKQDNEGNVIADIPYKRPRLQVNTVPSLFKEHIKPLNINESNENKLEPIQNDCMTNTLPQLPPCNDDFGSIINGIEIPLQPSCENSQLFANLSMQDCNLFNSNASEKLLTSCSIDLDDEKRVVNDDVNLSKSNQCQNVDCSGKIECTDYELLTTAFTVKNENYGANADTLQIKDELNITRSITGELDSTLYTVNYETCNTVDILDLDHNYTVNMPKTLKYSNTVCIDGENIVLPQFWSISECYAKNGKKLVFTHTHIQTKDITVSTVLHKCVTIDFCDGQIEYFVYGRQINEVSHLKLPSIFSKSTILPILLKKFQAMHACEGIESSLSLIKESHEMDNTLCFGYNYHHRQCSLLSSTKICEHCNKLQKTILRRRLRSLHRAKKTNNVLTTLNIMDSQKLQLLKRKLYREKKRLKNMSN, from the exons ATGCCATCAGCATGTGCAGTACCTAGCTGTAAAACTGGAAAATCAAACAAGCTTAAGCAAAggttatcaatttttaaagtGCCAAATAATGATGACTTGAGAAAGAAATGGGAAAACGCTATTCCTGATGTCTCTTCTTTAAAAACTACCCAGTATGTTTGCGAAAGACACTTTGAAGAACAATACATCATAAGGAGATACATAAAGCAAGACAATGAGGGAAATGTCATAGCcgat attcCATACAAGCGACCAAGACTGCAAGTAAATACAGTGCCAAGTTTATTTAAGGAacatattaaacctttgaatATAAATGAAAGTAACGAGAACAAATTAGAACCAATTCAAAATGACTGTATGACAAATACTCTTCCACAACTTCCACCTTGCAATG atgacTTTGGTTCTATTATTAATGGTATAGAAATACCTCTTCAACCAAGTTGCGAAAACAGTCAACTCTTTGCTAATTTATCCATGCAAGACTGTAATCTATTCAATAGTAATGCAAgcgaaaaattattaacaagTTGTAGTATAGATTTAGATGATGAGAAAAGAGTTGTAAATGACGATGTCAATTTATCTAAAAGTAATCAATGTCAAAATGTTGATTGCAGTGGAAAAATTGAATGTACAGATTATGAACTTTTGACAACAGCTTTCACagtcaaaaatgaaaattatggTGCAAATGCTGATACTTTGCAAATTAAAGACGAATTGAATATCACCAGGTCAATCACTGGAGAGTTGGACTCAACGTTATACACAGTAAACTATg AAACTTGTAATACTGTGGATATACTTGACTTGGATCATAATTATACAGTCAACATGCCAAAAACACTAAAATATTCCAATACAGTCT GTATAGACGGCGAAAACATTGTTCTTCCACAATTTTGGAGTATTTCCGAATGTTAtgccaaaaatggaaaaaaacttGTATTCACACATACGCACATTCAAACCAAAGATATAACTGTTAGCACAGTTCTACATAAATGTGTTACCATAGATTTCTGTGATGGGCAAATAGAATACTTTGTTTATGGTCGTCAAATAAATGAAGTATCACATTTGAAATTGCCAAGTATTTTTAGTAAAAGTACAATTTTACCGATTCTTCTGAAGAAATTTCAAGCAATGCATGCTTGTGAAGGAATTGAATCAAGTCTGAGTCTCATTAAAGAAAGCCATGAAATGGATAATACTCTATGCTTTGGATATAACTACCACCACCGGCAATGCTCTCTATTATCATCAACTAAAATATGTGAGCATTGTAACAAGTTGCAGAAAACAATTTTACGAAGACGTCTACGATCATTACACCGCgccaaaaaaacaaataatgttCTGACTACCTTAAACATAATGGATTCTCAAAAACTCCAActcttaaaaagaaaattgtatcgtgaaaaaaaaagattgaaaAATATGTCAAATTAG
- the LOC100678353 gene encoding uncharacterized protein LOC100678353 isoform X2 produces the protein MPSACAVPSCKTGKSNKLKQRLSIFKVPNNDDLRKKWENAIPDVSSLKTTQYVCERHFEEQYIIRRYIKQDNEGNVIADIPYKRPRLQVNTVPSLFKEHIKPLNINESNENKLEPIQNDCMTNTLPQLPPCNDDFGSIINGIEIPLQPSCENSQLFANLSMQDCNLFNSNASEKLLTSCSIDLDDEKRVVNDDVNLSKSNQCQNVDCSGKIECTDYELLTTAFTVKNENYGANADTLQIKDELNITRSITGELDSTLYTVNYGIDGENIVLPQFWSISECYAKNGKKLVFTHTHIQTKDITVSTVLHKCVTIDFCDGQIEYFVYGRQINEVSHLKLPSIFSKSTILPILLKKFQAMHACEGIESSLSLIKESHEMDNTLCFGYNYHHRQCSLLSSTKICEHCNKLQKTILRRRLRSLHRAKKTNNVLTTLNIMDSQKLQLLKRKLYREKKRLKNMSN, from the exons ATGCCATCAGCATGTGCAGTACCTAGCTGTAAAACTGGAAAATCAAACAAGCTTAAGCAAAggttatcaatttttaaagtGCCAAATAATGATGACTTGAGAAAGAAATGGGAAAACGCTATTCCTGATGTCTCTTCTTTAAAAACTACCCAGTATGTTTGCGAAAGACACTTTGAAGAACAATACATCATAAGGAGATACATAAAGCAAGACAATGAGGGAAATGTCATAGCcgat attcCATACAAGCGACCAAGACTGCAAGTAAATACAGTGCCAAGTTTATTTAAGGAacatattaaacctttgaatATAAATGAAAGTAACGAGAACAAATTAGAACCAATTCAAAATGACTGTATGACAAATACTCTTCCACAACTTCCACCTTGCAATG atgacTTTGGTTCTATTATTAATGGTATAGAAATACCTCTTCAACCAAGTTGCGAAAACAGTCAACTCTTTGCTAATTTATCCATGCAAGACTGTAATCTATTCAATAGTAATGCAAgcgaaaaattattaacaagTTGTAGTATAGATTTAGATGATGAGAAAAGAGTTGTAAATGACGATGTCAATTTATCTAAAAGTAATCAATGTCAAAATGTTGATTGCAGTGGAAAAATTGAATGTACAGATTATGAACTTTTGACAACAGCTTTCACagtcaaaaatgaaaattatggTGCAAATGCTGATACTTTGCAAATTAAAGACGAATTGAATATCACCAGGTCAATCACTGGAGAGTTGGACTCAACGTTATACACAGTAAACTATg GTATAGACGGCGAAAACATTGTTCTTCCACAATTTTGGAGTATTTCCGAATGTTAtgccaaaaatggaaaaaaacttGTATTCACACATACGCACATTCAAACCAAAGATATAACTGTTAGCACAGTTCTACATAAATGTGTTACCATAGATTTCTGTGATGGGCAAATAGAATACTTTGTTTATGGTCGTCAAATAAATGAAGTATCACATTTGAAATTGCCAAGTATTTTTAGTAAAAGTACAATTTTACCGATTCTTCTGAAGAAATTTCAAGCAATGCATGCTTGTGAAGGAATTGAATCAAGTCTGAGTCTCATTAAAGAAAGCCATGAAATGGATAATACTCTATGCTTTGGATATAACTACCACCACCGGCAATGCTCTCTATTATCATCAACTAAAATATGTGAGCATTGTAACAAGTTGCAGAAAACAATTTTACGAAGACGTCTACGATCATTACACCGCgccaaaaaaacaaataatgttCTGACTACCTTAAACATAATGGATTCTCAAAAACTCCAActcttaaaaagaaaattgtatcgtgaaaaaaaaagattgaaaAATATGTCAAATTAG